AGCGCGGCGCGCATCCGTCGTTCGGCAACGCCGAGCTGGACGTGCGCGGACCGACATACTACCACCAGGCGAGCACCGAGTTCGGCTGGGCAACGCCGACCGGTAACCTGTCGAGCTACACGTCCTTCGTCGGCAGCGACAACAACAACCAGTGCGGCCGGACGGGCCAGGACTGCAACCTCGTCGGCCAGCAGCTCTTCAACGACTACGTGAAAGGCCGCGATTTCATCGAGAACGCGGTCTACAAGTTCGGTGCGAACAAGAACCAGTCGCTGCAGGCGTTCTACCAGAACCAGATCTTCAACTTCTACAACAACGTCATGTTCGCGAACCAGCACACCCTCCCGTACGAGATGGGCTCACCGGATTGGCTGTTCTTCTCGGCGAACACGCTCGGGATCACGCCCGCCGAATGGGCCGGGATCACGCCGTTCGAATACGGACAGCATTCGCTGAACCAGCCGCTGGGCCGGCCGGCCGCGACAAGCAACCAGCCGAACGAGACGATCAAGCTGCAGTACAGCAACACCTTGAACCAGTCGACGTTCATGACGATCAAGGCCTACAAGGTCAACTCCTCGACCATTTTCGACTATCCCTACCTCGCACTGTGCAGCGGCGTCGGGCTGAATTGCGACTCGTACGCCATTCAAGGCGGGCAGCGCACCGGATTCGCCGCCGACTTCACCAAGCAGGTCGGCCAGAAGCACCTCCTCGGCTTCGGCGGCAAGTACGAGTTGGTCCACCCGATCGACACGTTCCAAAGCGGGTCGCTCGGCGCGTTGGCGGCCGTGTTTACGCCCGAAAACACGTACGACTTCCTGCCGGCCAGCTCGCCGTCGTGCACCGGTGTCCTCAGCGCGGCATTCGGCTTCAACCCATGCGGGTATCTGCCGACCGCCGTCGGCGCGCCGGGCACGCCGATCCGCATCCCGGACTACAACCAGTCGCCGAGCGCGAACCGGCACGACACCGGATTCTATCTGCAAGATCAGTTCCAAGCGACGGACCGGCTGAAGATTACCGCCGGCGCCCGCGTCGACAATGCGAGCTTCGACTATCCGTCGAACCCGCTGGTCGCCGGCTTCAACGATCCGGGCGGGGTGGGGTACTCGTCGGGACTATTCTTGCCGATTAAGACCGGCGTCTACACCAGCGGTCCGCTGGCGACCGCGTGCGGCGGCGGGCCGTGCCCCGATCCGGCGAAGGACGTCTACGGTGACACGCACCGGACCTCGAGCACGCTCCAGCCGCGGTTCTCGTTCGCTTACCAGTTCAACCCCCGGAACAGCGTCACGTTCAGCTACGGCCGGTCGGTGGTGCTGCCGCCGATCGCGTTCGTCGACGACCGCATCCCGCGCGCGCAGTACGCCGGGTTCGCCGGGATTCCGGCCAACCTCGCCGTTTGCGGCCCGACCGGGGATCGCACGTGCCGCGACTACGCCGACCAGCTGTACTGGCTGAACCAGAACACGCTGGGTGGCGTGCCGATCGCGCCGGCCAAGCCCAGCACGCTCAACAACTACGACGCCTCGCTGCAGCACGACTTCGGCAACGGCCTCTCGGCGAAACTCACGCCGTTCTACCGCCGCGGCTACGACGTGCTGGCGCAGTTCGCGTTCCCGTTGGTCGTCAACGGCCAGCCGGTGTTCGATCAGAACGGCAACGCGATCAACGGTCCCACGACTACGTCGAACCTCGGTACCTCGTACACGACGGGCGTGGAGTTCTACATGACCAAGACCGCGACGTACGGACTCTCCGG
This DNA window, taken from Candidatus Eremiobacterota bacterium, encodes the following:
- a CDS encoding TonB-dependent receptor, translating into MALAVAFAASIAAPALADTTTGNISGTVTTSTGQPVPNVNVVAAAPSARYTAKTDAKGFYSIVGVIPDTYSITFSGSGYQGATINGVTVNPTITSTVNQTLTTQLKTIGSTTSRASGVSAFQPQQAEDTYSVNANQINTILGKSHATSETQLIISLPGASLDRSGYPVLRGGRENDEGFQFEGIDYTDAFTHQFVNTLSLNGVSNFQLSPGAGDASVGNVGTGQINASVKRGAHPSFGNAELDVRGPTYYHQASTEFGWATPTGNLSSYTSFVGSDNNNQCGRTGQDCNLVGQQLFNDYVKGRDFIENAVYKFGANKNQSLQAFYQNQIFNFYNNVMFANQHTLPYEMGSPDWLFFSANTLGITPAEWAGITPFEYGQHSLNQPLGRPAATSNQPNETIKLQYSNTLNQSTFMTIKAYKVNSSTIFDYPYLALCSGVGLNCDSYAIQGGQRTGFAADFTKQVGQKHLLGFGGKYELVHPIDTFQSGSLGALAAVFTPENTYDFLPASSPSCTGVLSAAFGFNPCGYLPTAVGAPGTPIRIPDYNQSPSANRHDTGFYLQDQFQATDRLKITAGARVDNASFDYPSNPLVAGFNDPGGVGYSSGLFLPIKTGVYTSGPLATACGGGPCPDPAKDVYGDTHRTSSTLQPRFSFAYQFNPRNSVTFSYGRSVVLPPIAFVDDRIPRAQYAGFAGIPANLAVCGPTGDRTCRDYADQLYWLNQNTLGGVPIAPAKPSTLNNYDASLQHDFGNGLSAKLTPFYRRGYDVLAQFAFPLVVNGQPVFDQNGNAINGPTTTSNLGTSYTTGVEFYMTKTATYGLSGTLSLTYINEFTNVIPLSGNEDFFPAIPPASLFQGNIYRVGFISPFNGVAALQYKWRSGWRVNPIIGFNIGYPIGTGLITAYGLNGKYYNLPATNVTNGSTSANQYVDPANPGTVFHPNIAASRGTPEKNSAGGVLSAPRINIANLDVEYNKPGSRSTVGLLVSNLFNQIYSEPSFNGRYQPVATGISGPKSGTTSGQVLFPGQGYRNYASYRFNNQPYILSPSGTPTEFRLYYQLSL